The following is a genomic window from Mus pahari chromosome 1, PAHARI_EIJ_v1.1, whole genome shotgun sequence.
gttttgcttggtttgaATGGGCTGTGTCCTAGTCATTCCCTCCTAGTGTAGAACGTATTtaattctgtttgcttttgtgagTCCACAACTAAGAGACTTTGGGTGTCTTAGAGGAACTTTGGATAGtccaaagaaaatataagtatttaGGAGTAGCTTTGAATGTTGAAGGTGAGTTTAAATGTTTTGGGTTTGTatgtttgttggtggtggtttttttgttttgttttggtttttggtttttttcaagacagggtttctctgtgtagccctggctgtcctggaactcactttgtagactaggctggcctcgaactcagaaatccgcctgtctctgcctcccaagtgcagggattaaaggcgtgcaccaccaccgcctggctgttttgttttcaaagcagggcttctctgtgcagccctggctgtcatgaaacttgttccatagaccaggctggcccgaaacccaagaaatccacctgtctctgcctaccaaaGGAagtctgggattaaaagcatatgcgcACcacgtgccaccaccacccagctgactCTAGATGTTTTCAAGAGACTGAACTTTAAAGACCATtgaattttaaagtttgaaatatgttttatattgttaTACAGATATTACTATAACATCttgggacaagaaagaaaaggttatgGCTTAACATGATGGGCTTGTGAGCATCAAATTGAGAAGGGGGTCATTGTGCTGGCTTGCTTTATGTCAACCCACTCAAGCTAGAGCAATTGCGGAAGATGGAGCCTCAATTAACAAAATGCCCCACCAGATTgatctgtaggcaagcctgtggtgcattttctcaatttctcaGATTCCCTGCAATAACTCTGAGAAGTTATACTTTACTGTGTAAAGCTCAGAGGTTGCATTGAAGGCCCCAGAATGTTGGAAATGCCAAGGTGATGGAATATCTGCCAAAGAAATCCACAGGCACCAAGTAGAACCTGCACAAGAGAGAAGCCACATGTGCTTTTGTGGGGTAGAGCTGGAGGGGCGGTCCTGCTGAAGTCACTGGAGCCTAATTCATTCTATTACAAGGCTCAGAAGTTCATGGAGCTGCAAAATTTGTTATGTGGCCCATCTGATGTGGATCTTACTCTATGCCCAACCTTTTCTTGCTATGTCCCTACACCTTCCTTTTGGAAAGGGAATATTTATTCTATGCTATTGTATGTTGGAAGTGTGTACCTTGGTTTTTATTGTATTACACTGTATACCtgtattagtgtgtatgtgaTGGGAGGGACACGTGCCATAACATGTAATGTCAGAGCATGTCATGGAGCTCTTgctagccttccttccttccttcctcctttcctttcctttcctttcctttcctttcctttcctttcctttcctttcctttcctttcctttcctttccttccttccttccttctttcctttctttttaaaaatgttttcatataagatcaaagttttaaaattgtcttgAGAGGCCTGGGGCCTGCCTCGGAGCAGCGGCAGCCACCCGTGGAGAAGCAGGTCGGGGTGGTGGAAGCTGCATCCAGGCCCGCCCACCATGGAGGGCATGGACGTGGACCTGGATCCCGAGCTCATGCAGAAGTTCAGCTGCCTGGGCACCACCGACAAGGACATGCTCATCTCCGAGTTCCAGCGGCTACTCAGCTTCCAGCTCAACCCGCTGGCTGTGCCTTCTTCCTGGACATGACCAACTGGAACTTACAAGCAGCAATTGGCGCCTATTATGACTTCGAGAGCCCAAATATCAGAGTGCCCTCCATGTCCTTTGTTGAAGATGTCACCATAGGAGAAGGGGAGTCAATACCCCCTGATACCCAGTTCATAAAAACTTGGTGGATCCAGAATTCTGGGGCAGAGGCTTGGCCTCCAGGGGTTTGTCTTAAATATGTTGGGGGAGACCAGTTTGGACATGTGAACATGGTGATGGTGAGATCACTAGAGCCCCAAGAGATTGCAGACGTCAGAGTTCAGATGTGCAGTCCCAGCAGAGCAGGCATGTACCAGGGACAGTGGCGGATGTGCACTGCTACTGGACTCTACTATGGAGATGTCATCTGGGTGATTCTCAGTGTGGAGGTGGGTGGACTTTTAGGAGTAACACAGCAGCTGTCATCTTTTGAAACGGAATTCAACACACAGCCACATCGCAAGGTAGAAGGGAACCTCAACCCGTTTGCCTCTCCCCAAAAGAACCGACAATCAGCTGAAAACAACCTAACAGACCCTGCGGGTTCCGAGTTCCACTCGATCAGCAAAGCGAGCAAGATCTGGATAGACTGTCCCAGAGCTCTGTAAATCTGTCCCCCAGCAGTCCAGCAAACAACTTATCAGTAGTGACTTACAGTAAGGGGCTCCACGGGCCTTACCCCTTCGGCCAGTCTTAAACGGGtgtcaggaagaagaaaaactaacaaaagaCAGAAGGCCTGACTTTGGGGGGAGAGGGCAAGGGGTTCCTCGCACGAACCCCTGGCTCAGACCCCCACCTACCCTCCCaatcacagaagaggaagaaagagactaGTTTTGAGTGAACtcagtatgcatgtgtgaatgctgAACTGCAGGAGTGCAGTTGAGGCGGCCGAGAAGATCCACGCAGCCATCTTGGGTTTTGGTGATGACGTCAGTCTAATGAGTTGTTAGGTCacttgggaaggggaagaaatTTAAATGGAGGAAAATAAGccatctttttaaacaaaaaaaaatttgtctTGAATTTCAAAAGACAGGGTAAGAACAGTTAGAAGACTATGAAGTATGCCAGGTTGTGATGTGATGGTACTGGGTAGGCAGAAGTTTAAAGTCACCCTTAACTTCATGTTGAGGTTGAgtaaaccgtgtgtgtgtgtgtgtgtgtgtgtgtgtgtgtgtgtgtgaatgagcgcTTggctgtctcaaaaatcaattaaaaaaaaaaaagactacaggaATGTTTATAGTTGAGATGCATTTTGCACATTGCGAGCAGCTCCACTCCAGTACCAGTTTTCTTGGTTCCTTTTctaattgctgtgataaaataccctgataaatgcaacttaaaggagaaaggatttcttttggctcagTTTGTGGGTCCAGCTCATCACAGTGGGAACCACAGCAGCAAGGAGACTGGTTTCATTTCTCATTACTGGGAACACACACCTGACAAGAAGCGACTTAAGGGAGGAACAGTTTATTTTGGCCTACAGGTTCAATGGGATGCAGTCCCTCCTAGCAGGGAACAGTACCAAGAACAGAAGGCCATCCTGTCACATCTCATCCAAAACCAcaagcagagaagaaacagaaaacggGCTGTACTATAGAATCTCAAGGCTTGCCCTCCAGTGGCTTACTTcctccagagaggctccacctTCTAAAAGGACCACAACCTTCCTTGTGCCCCAATCAGGAAACCAAGGGAACACATGTGACTACTGCAGGACATTTTACATTTACACTACAACTCATCTGATACACACTCCCCAAGCCAAACAGCCACCTGCCTATGCCCTCCCTGCAACAACAGACTAtctcctgaaactgtgagccGAAAGGAAACCATCCTCCCTCGTGATGCTTCCAGCCAGCCAGGTGTGCACAGTAACAAGAAAGGTAATAGGAATAACTCATCGCTAAAATGCTACTGTCCTGGAAAAGAGCTGTGCTGCAGCTCTGCGCCTGTAATACACTACTCCCCGTTCCTCTTGTACTCTGCCATAGCGGGTAACCATTAACACACTTTCCATCTGCCCACACATTTGAACTGCTCTGCATCACATGGTGGTGTCCTTGCAGGACAGGCTTATTTCACCTAGCAGCATGTCCTCAAGATCCATCTATGTATTAATGTATCAAAATTTCCTTCTTATTAAGGGCTGAATGATACTCAGCCTTAAAAAAGGCACATTTTGCCATCTGCTAAAGTTTGGATCTAGGATATTTTCCAAAGGGCCTTGTGCTCAAGGCTTAGTCCCCAGCTTGTAGCACAGCTGGGAGGTAGTAGAACCTGTAACACCCAGGGCTAATGGATCGTCTTAAGTCATTCAGTCATGCACTTGAAGGAGACCTTGGAACTCCgagtctttcttttctccatctttatctTCCAAGCTTCTGCTTGGAGGTACTCGAAATGAAACTTCCAAAATTATGAGTCAAAGTAAACATTTTCTCATTAAATCATCACAGTTGTTtgttacagaagcagaaaactCACTAGCACCACCATCATCAGTTAATGGATTGAGTCACTCCCATCTGTTGGCTCTGTGAACAGTgcttataaaactaaaaatgcaTAATCTCTCGATTCCCTGCTTTCACTTTTTTTAGGTATGGGCATACTATTTTAGGTCTTTGCATAATCCAAGAACTGTCGAATTTCTGGGTCAAATGGTAATTCTATAGTTAACACGTTGAGGAACAAACGTGCTACTTTCCAAAACAGCTGCATCGTTTTATATCCCCACTAGCACCACATAAGGGTTTTAAGTTCCCTAACTCCTTGCCAGTGCTTGTTTTCTGTTCCCTCACTGACAGTTATTCTTGTGAATGTAAGGTAGAATTTTATCTTGGGCTTGATTTCTAAAAAGGAAATTTGGAATGATCAACCAGCTCTTCCTGGTCTACAGCATCCAGCCTAGATTCCAGTAACTACTTAGGAAACACCCTCAGCCAGTTCTGAAGAATGGACTTTCCTCGTTATCACCATCCATGAACAGCTTCTCAGGGGCAACCAGGCTCGGCCCCTCCTCTAACTGGCTATCACCATGAGAGCTATGGATACCAAGAATTTGTTCTTATCAGACTCAAACAGAAAGCTGGAGCTGGCTCATGCCTACCTGCTTGAGGTACATACTTTCTCAAAGTCCCACCAGAGATCCTTCCTCACAAACGTGGGTGATACAACTTCTTTTCTTAATCATTTATGTATTTGGCTTTTTGATACATGTGTCATGCTACACAGCCCAGTCTAGCCATGaactctatgtagccctggctggctggtcTAGCctatgtgctaggattacaagcatgtgccaccacacacagtcAATATAGTTTACTTTCAACATTCTTTAAGACCACCTCAATTCAGAGAAGATTCCTCAGGCACAGCACTGCCAGCAAGAACCCCTCTGCCAATGAACTGATTATAGACACTTGTCCAAGTCTCCAAGACCAGTGAACTCTGTACTATATATAAATTTCTCCCTTTCTGCCTTAACCCTCCACCCCTTGCCTTCAAGTCTCCTTGAATATACTCGGGGTTTACTGTGGCATGTCCAGTCCCATTACACTGCTCTTTAACACCCTGAAATAAATAACCTTATTTGGGGGCAATATCTGGTTACTATTTAGATAGTCTTATGGTTTGGACCTTAAATGTCCACTAAGGGACCATATGCTAAAAGTCTGTTTACTAGCTCACGGTGTAACTGGAAGAAAATCCAACCTTCAGGAGAAGGGGCTCAGTGAAAGGAAGTTGGATTCTTCGGTACACGCCTTCAGAGAAGTTGTGGcactcttcttcctctgtctccccgGCTGACTAAGTTGTCACCGAAGGCTTCAATCACCACATGTGCCATCACCCATAATATGCtatgctgtcacaggcccatctgCAGGTTACCTATTCTTCTGCAGGCGACCCCACTTCCACGGGGCTCTAACTCTGGACATTTGGGGCAGCTGGCCCTCTATATACACACAAGGATTCAAACAAGCCTTTTGAAGAATACTATCTGCAGaactagggatatagctcagtagatAGAGTGCTGCCTAGCATGCGTAAAACCTCCACTTGAGCCCCTCAGCACTGCTTAAACAGGGCATCatagcacatacttgtaatcctagcatgtgggaagtggaggcaagaggagcaaaagttcaaggtcatcttcagctagaCAGCCTGACATGCATGGTAatccgtctcaaaaacaaagaaaaagtccaTACTGAACATATTTGAACTTTTCCTTGTCATTATTCCTTTAAACAATAAAGTATAACAACGATTTACATAACATTTAAAGTTTTACAGGTTATTAACAGATTATTGGAGGTATAAAtagaagttaaataaaaaaaataaaatagaggatgTCATAATTGATATGCAAATACCATACCATATAAAGTCTAAAGCAAGGGAGTTGAGTATATACAACTGTGGTCTCTTCTGGGGTCCTGAACAAATGTCCTGGGAAATATGAGTGAGACCTTTTGCCCAGGTTCCACTAACCTCATTCAAAGGCACAACAAAGAAGCTGGGTAGTTGAACCCTGAGCCTGTGCTTTCAGAGGACACTCCCCAGCCCTGCAGGAGTTACAGTGGGCCCATTTATTGAGAAGGTCCTTTAAAGGTGAAACTCAAAGCCAGTAGGTCCCCAAACCTCTCCGTAGAAGAACTACAATTAGAATTTAGCTTCTCTGAAGCTTGGACTTTCTAGAAATGCTACTacagcctggcatggtgacacatgcctttaatcccagcactcgggaggcagaggcaggcggatttctgagctcgaggccaNNNNNNNNNNNNNNNNNNNNNNNNNNNNNNNNNNNNNNNNNNNNNNNNNNNNNNNNNNNNNNNNNNNNNNNNNNNNNNNNNNNNNNNNNNNNNNNNNNNNNNNNNNNNNNNNNNNNNNNNNNNNNNNNNNNNNNNNNNNNNNNNNNNNNNNNNNNNNNNNNNNNNNNNNNNNNNNNNNNNNNNNNNNNNNNNNNNNNNNNNNNNNNNNNNNNNNNNNNNNNNNNNNNNNNNNNNNNNNNNNNNNNNNNNNNNNNNNNNNNNNNNNNNNNNNNNNNNNNNNNNNNNNNNNNNNNNNNNNNNNNNNNNNNNNNNNNNNNNNNNNNNNNNNNNNNNNNNNNNNNNNNNNNNNNNNNNNNNNNNNNNNNNNNNNNNNNNNNNNNNNNNNNNNNNNNNNNNNNNNNNNNNNNNNNNNNNNNNNNNNNNNNNNNNNNNNNNNNNNNNNNNNNNNNNNNNNNNNNNNNNNNNNNNNNNNNNNNNNNNNNNNNNNNNNNNNNNNNNNNNNNNNNNNNNNNNNNNNNNNNNNNNNNNNNNNNNNNNNNNNNNNNNNNNNNNNNNNNNNNNNNNNNNNNNNNNNNNNNNNNNNNNNNNNNNNNNNNNNNNNNNNNNNNNNNNNNNNNNNNNNNNNNNNNNNNNNNNNNNNNNNNNNNNNNNNNNNNNNNNNNNNNNNNNNNNNNNNNNNNNNNNNNNNNNNNNNNNNNNNNNNNNNNNNNNNNNNNNNNNNNNNNNNNNNNNNNNNNNNNNNNNNNNNNNNNNNNNNNNNNNNNNNNNNNNNNNNNNNNNNNNNNNNNNNNNNNNNNNNNNNNNNNNNNNNNNNNNNNNNNNNNNNNNNNNNNNNNNNNNNNNNNNNNNNNNNNNNNNNNNNNNNNNNNNNNNNNNNNNNNNNNNNNNNNNNNNNNNNNNNNNNNNNNNNNNNNNNNNNNNNNNNNNNNNNNNNNNNNNNNNNNNNNNNNNNNNNNNNNNNNNNNNNNNNNNNNNNNNNNNNNNNNNNNNNNNNNNNNNNNNNNNNNNNNNNNNNNNNNNNNNNNNNNNNNNNNNNNNNNNNNNNNNNNNNNNNNNNNNNNNNNNNNNNNNNNNNNNNNNNNNNNNNNNNNNNNNNNNNNNNNNNNNNNNNNNNNNNNNNNNNNNNNNNNNNNNNNNNNNNNNNNagccctggctgtcctggaactcactttgtagaccaggctggcctcgaactcagaaatctgcctgcctccgcctcccgagtgctggg
Proteins encoded in this region:
- the LOC110323341 gene encoding LOW QUALITY PROTEIN: uncharacterized protein C6orf106 homolog (The sequence of the model RefSeq protein was modified relative to this genomic sequence to represent the inferred CDS: inserted 2 bases in 2 codons), whose protein sequence is MEGMDVDLDPELMQKFSCLGTTDKDMLISEFQRLLSFQLNPXGCAFFLDMTNWNLQAAIGAYYDFESPNIRVPSMSFVEDVTIGEGESIPPDTQFIKTWWIQNSGAEAWPPGVCLKYVGGDQFGHVNMVMVRSLEPQEIADVRVQMCSPSRAGMYQGQWRMCTATGLYYGDVIWVILSVEVGGLLGVTQQLSSFETEFNTQPHRKVEGNLNPFASPQKNRQSAENNLTDPAGSEFHSISKXEQDLDRLSQSSVNLSPSSPANNLSVVTYSKGLHGPYPFGQS